One segment of Acidimicrobiales bacterium DNA contains the following:
- the acs gene encoding acetate--CoA ligase yields the protein MAEPTIEDYQVEDRTFPPPPDFAAEAVVNDPAVYDEADADPEAFWARQARELLTWHADFDTVLEWDLPFAKWFVGGTLNVAENCVDRHVDAGKGDRVAFHWEGEPGDTRTITYADLLDQVQRFANVLKGLGVEKDDRVAIYMPMIPELPVAMLACARIGAAHSVIFGGFSPDSIIDRVNDAECTVVVTADAGYRRGAPSMLKPNVDLALASTPSVEHVVVVNRCDTEIHMEPGRDHWWHELVADADPTCPAAPMDSEQLLYLLYTSGTTAKPKGIMHTSGGYLTQVAYTHKVVFDLKPDTDVFWCAADVGWVTGHSYIVYGPLANGATQVMYEGTPDTPGRDRLWSIVERYGVTQLYTAPTAIRTFMKWGAEEPEKHDLSSLRVLGTVGEPINPEAWMWYHTHIGGERCPIVDTWWQTETGGHMITPLPGVTTTKPGSATFPIPGVGVEVVDDAGNPIERGGGYLTLTRPWPGMLRGIWGDPERYYDTYWSRFEGRYFAGDGAKIDDDGYLWLLGRVDDVMNISGHRISTAEVESALVSHPSVAEAAVVGANDPTSGQAIIAYAIARGDVEVTDDLGEELRQHVATQIGAIARPKTVILVPDLPKTRSGKIMRRLLRDVAEGRDLGDTTTLADPGVFDEITTRASEASSTEE from the coding sequence ATGGCCGAGCCGACGATCGAGGACTACCAGGTCGAGGACCGCACCTTCCCACCACCGCCGGACTTCGCTGCCGAGGCTGTGGTCAACGATCCGGCGGTCTATGACGAGGCCGACGCCGACCCCGAGGCGTTCTGGGCCCGCCAGGCCCGCGAACTGCTCACTTGGCACGCCGACTTCGACACGGTCCTCGAGTGGGATCTCCCGTTCGCCAAGTGGTTCGTCGGCGGCACCCTCAACGTCGCCGAGAACTGCGTCGACCGCCACGTCGACGCCGGTAAGGGCGACAGGGTGGCGTTCCACTGGGAGGGCGAGCCCGGCGACACCCGCACCATCACCTACGCCGATCTTCTCGACCAGGTCCAGCGCTTCGCCAACGTGCTGAAGGGTCTCGGAGTCGAGAAGGACGACCGGGTTGCCATCTACATGCCAATGATCCCCGAGCTGCCCGTCGCCATGCTGGCCTGTGCCCGCATCGGCGCCGCCCACTCGGTCATCTTCGGCGGGTTCTCGCCCGACTCGATCATCGACCGGGTCAACGACGCCGAGTGCACCGTCGTGGTCACCGCCGACGCCGGCTACCGCCGGGGCGCACCGTCGATGCTCAAGCCCAACGTCGACCTCGCGCTGGCCAGTACGCCGTCGGTCGAGCACGTGGTGGTGGTGAACCGCTGCGACACCGAGATCCACATGGAGCCTGGCCGCGACCACTGGTGGCACGAGCTCGTGGCCGACGCCGACCCCACCTGTCCGGCCGCGCCCATGGACTCCGAGCAGCTGCTCTACCTGCTCTACACCTCGGGCACCACCGCCAAGCCCAAGGGCATCATGCACACCAGCGGCGGTTACCTCACCCAGGTGGCCTACACCCACAAGGTGGTGTTCGACCTCAAGCCCGACACCGACGTGTTCTGGTGTGCGGCCGACGTCGGCTGGGTCACCGGACACAGCTACATCGTCTACGGCCCCCTCGCCAACGGCGCCACCCAGGTCATGTACGAGGGCACCCCCGACACGCCCGGCCGTGACCGCTTGTGGTCCATCGTCGAGCGCTACGGCGTCACCCAGCTCTACACCGCCCCGACCGCCATCCGCACCTTCATGAAGTGGGGAGCCGAGGAGCCCGAGAAGCACGACCTGTCGTCGCTGCGGGTCCTCGGCACCGTGGGCGAGCCCATCAACCCCGAGGCCTGGATGTGGTACCACACCCACATCGGCGGCGAGCGTTGCCCCATCGTCGACACCTGGTGGCAGACCGAGACCGGCGGCCACATGATCACCCCGCTGCCTGGCGTCACCACCACCAAGCCCGGCTCGGCCACCTTCCCCATCCCCGGCGTCGGGGTCGAGGTGGTTGACGACGCCGGCAACCCCATCGAGCGGGGCGGCGGCTACCTCACCCTCACCCGCCCATGGCCCGGGATGCTGCGGGGCATCTGGGGCGATCCCGAGCGCTACTACGACACCTACTGGTCGCGGTTCGAGGGCCGCTACTTCGCCGGCGATGGCGCCAAGATCGACGACGACGGCTACCTGTGGCTGCTCGGCCGGGTCGACGACGTGATGAACATCTCGGGTCACCGCATCTCCACCGCCGAGGTCGAATCCGCCCTGGTCTCACACCCCTCGGTGGCCGAGGCCGCGGTCGTCGGGGCCAACGATCCCACCAGCGGTCAGGCGATCATCGCCTACGCCATCGCCCGCGGCGATGTCGAGGTCACCGACGATCTCGGCGAGGAGCTCCGCCAGCACGTCGCCACCCAGATCGGTGCGATCGCCCGGCCGAAGACGGTGATCCTGGTGCCGGACCTGCCCAAGACCCGCAGCGGCAAGATCATGCGCCGCCTCCTGCGCGACGTGGCCGAGGGGCGCGACCTGGGCGACACCACCACCCTGGCCGACCCCGGCGTGTTCGACGAGAT
- a CDS encoding SAM-dependent methyltransferase yields MSDPAPFLLHQHLVDRIHRHGPLRFSTVMDAALYDPDHGFFTATGGSAGRRGDFLTSPEIGPLFGAVLARALDTWWDELGHPDPFVVVDAGAGSGTLALAVLGASPRCAAALHYVLVERSPVLRERHGDHLPLAPPATSLGVPGAGDGPVVVSLAEMPATEVVGVVLANELLDNLAVDLLIRTDDGWGEIRIGVDDESGGGQLVHHVVPAAEPAAAAARRFAPDATVGATIPWQRQAGDWVRDALALLSAGRLVAIDYAVDTTSELARRPMHEWLRTYRGHDRAGDPLDTVGTADITVEVCIDQLAWAAGEPTSVRRQGEFLHAHGIDELVAEGRRIWEERAPVGDLAAVRGRSRITEADALLDPGGLGAFRVAEWVRG; encoded by the coding sequence GTGAGCGATCCGGCCCCGTTCCTCCTGCACCAGCACCTGGTCGACCGCATCCACCGGCACGGACCGCTGCGGTTCTCGACGGTGATGGACGCCGCGCTGTACGACCCCGACCACGGGTTCTTCACCGCCACCGGAGGCTCGGCCGGCCGACGGGGCGACTTCCTCACCTCCCCCGAGATCGGCCCGCTGTTCGGGGCGGTCCTCGCCCGGGCGCTCGACACGTGGTGGGACGAGCTCGGCCATCCCGATCCCTTCGTGGTCGTCGACGCCGGCGCGGGTTCCGGCACCCTCGCCCTCGCCGTCCTGGGCGCCTCACCCCGGTGCGCGGCGGCGCTGCACTACGTCCTGGTCGAGCGGTCGCCGGTGCTGCGTGAGCGGCACGGCGACCACCTGCCGTTGGCCCCGCCGGCCACATCGCTCGGGGTCCCCGGGGCCGGTGACGGTCCGGTCGTCGTTTCGCTGGCCGAGATGCCTGCCACCGAGGTCGTTGGCGTGGTCCTGGCCAACGAGCTGCTCGACAACCTGGCGGTCGACCTGCTGATCCGGACCGACGACGGTTGGGGCGAGATCCGCATCGGGGTCGACGACGAGTCCGGTGGTGGGCAGCTGGTGCACCACGTCGTCCCGGCCGCCGAACCCGCCGCCGCTGCGGCGCGGCGCTTCGCCCCCGACGCCACGGTGGGCGCCACGATCCCCTGGCAGCGCCAGGCGGGTGACTGGGTGCGCGATGCGCTGGCGCTGCTCTCCGCCGGCAGGTTGGTCGCGATCGACTACGCCGTCGACACCACCAGCGAGCTCGCCCGCCGGCCGATGCACGAGTGGCTCCGCACCTACCGTGGCCACGACCGCGCCGGCGATCCCCTCGACACCGTCGGCACCGCCGACATCACTGTCGAGGTCTGCATCGACCAGCTCGCCTGGGCGGCGGGCGAACCCACCTCGGTCCGGCGCCAGGGCGAGTTCCTCCACGCCCACGGCATCGACGAGCTGGTCGCCGAAGGGCGCCGCATCTGGGAGGAGCGGGCGCCGGTAGGCGACCTGGCGGCCGTCCGCGGTCGCAGCCGCATCACCGAGGCCGATGCCCTCCTCGACCCCGGCGGCCTCGGCGCGTTCCGTGTCGCCGAGTGGGTCCGGGGCTGA
- a CDS encoding NADH-quinone oxidoreductase subunit N yields the protein MDGIDPTMVGEFARPFIDWHAVAPELTFLAVGAILTLVDVLWLEKGRKYMPALAGVGLLVTLIPILTLAADGTERVLWDGAFVVDEFALVMKALFLVSGYVVVLLSTNYIAEGDYWENEYYGLLAASLMGMVLMASARDLVTMFIALELLSLPVYMMASWRKRSLESNEAGMKYFLMGVFASAVLLYGMSLLYGVSGSTKLADIGAAVGSMDGSVPIITLGVVFVIVGFAFKVSAVPFHVWAPDTYQGAPTPVTAFLAVASKTAGFVALIQLVLVGFYDRSDVYGPLLWVLAVASMTVGNLIALRQTNIVRLFAYSGVAQAGYMLAALAVAGTSPEVGQQALSAVVTYLIIYAAMNLGAFAVIHAVARKTRSGEVSSYGGLFTYAPGLSVAMIIFLFSLTGIPPMGGWYAKLAVIQATVSDGGWFGYSLAIAIAVNSVIAAFYYANIARLMFMDPVPDGDTTPIRVPFSLAAALTITVLATIVTGVLPGLVGELAGANLIALGG from the coding sequence ATGGACGGCATCGATCCCACCATGGTCGGCGAGTTCGCCCGGCCCTTCATCGACTGGCATGCCGTCGCGCCCGAGCTGACCTTCCTGGCCGTTGGGGCCATCCTCACCCTCGTCGACGTCCTCTGGCTCGAGAAGGGCCGCAAGTACATGCCGGCCCTCGCCGGTGTCGGCCTGCTCGTCACCCTCATCCCCATCTTGACCCTCGCCGCCGACGGCACCGAGCGGGTGCTGTGGGACGGCGCCTTCGTGGTCGACGAGTTCGCCCTGGTGATGAAGGCCCTGTTCCTCGTCTCCGGCTACGTGGTCGTGCTGCTGTCCACCAACTACATCGCCGAGGGCGACTACTGGGAGAACGAGTACTACGGCCTGCTGGCGGCGTCGCTCATGGGCATGGTGCTCATGGCGTCGGCACGGGATCTGGTCACGATGTTCATCGCCCTCGAGCTGCTGTCGCTGCCGGTCTACATGATGGCCTCGTGGCGCAAGCGCTCGCTCGAGAGCAACGAGGCGGGCATGAAGTACTTCCTCATGGGGGTCTTCGCCTCGGCCGTGCTGCTCTATGGCATGTCGCTGCTCTACGGCGTCAGCGGCAGCACCAAGCTGGCCGACATCGGGGCCGCGGTCGGATCCATGGACGGATCGGTGCCCATCATCACCCTCGGGGTGGTGTTCGTCATCGTCGGGTTCGCGTTCAAGGTCTCGGCGGTGCCGTTCCACGTCTGGGCACCCGACACCTACCAGGGCGCGCCCACCCCCGTCACTGCGTTCCTCGCCGTCGCCTCCAAGACCGCCGGGTTCGTCGCCCTCATCCAGCTGGTGCTCGTCGGCTTCTACGACCGCAGCGACGTCTACGGCCCGCTGCTGTGGGTGCTGGCCGTCGCGTCGATGACCGTCGGCAACCTCATCGCCCTGCGCCAGACCAACATCGTGCGCCTGTTCGCCTACTCCGGCGTCGCCCAGGCGGGCTACATGCTCGCCGCGCTGGCGGTGGCCGGAACCTCGCCCGAGGTCGGCCAGCAGGCGCTGTCGGCGGTGGTCACCTACCTCATCATCTACGCGGCCATGAACCTCGGCGCCTTCGCGGTCATCCACGCGGTGGCCCGCAAGACCCGCTCGGGCGAGGTGTCCAGCTACGGCGGGCTCTTCACCTACGCCCCTGGACTGTCGGTCGCGATGATCATCTTCTTGTTCTCGCTCACCGGAATCCCACCCATGGGAGGCTGGTACGCCAAGCTGGCCGTCATCCAGGCCACCGTGTCCGACGGTGGGTGGTTCGGGTACTCGCTGGCCATCGCCATCGCCGTCAACTCGGTGATCGCGGCCTTCTACTACGCCAACATCGCCCGGCTCATGTTCATGGACCCCGTCCCCGACGGCGACACCACCCCCATCCGGGTGCCGTTCTCGCTGGCCGCGGCGCTCACCATCACGGTCCTGGCCACCATCGTCACCGGGGTGCTGCCGGGCCTGGTCGGCGAGCTTGCCGGGGCCAACCTGATCGCGCTCGGCGGATAG
- a CDS encoding NADH-quinone oxidoreductase subunit M, with protein sequence MTEFLADWGLTLAIFLPLAGAAIMALIPKAEEQLHKMVALVTTLAVAVVGVLLVAEFDFDNAGELQFLVDHSWIDIINSRYILGLDGISMPLMLLTMLIVPLCVIYSWNHFPEPRNPKAFLILILVLQTGMIGTFLAQDLILFFVFFEVVLLPMYFLIGVWGGEARQYAAIKFFLYTLFGSALMLVSFLALFFLGDGSATAAGVANTFDMRALPEAASAIGITAQLWIFGGMFLGFGIKVPMFPFHTWLPDAHTQAPTVGSVILAAVLLKLGTYGFIRIAIPILPEAAIEWAPFIGALAVIGIIYGALCCLAQTDMKRLIAFSSVAHMGFTMLGIATLTDFGMNAAIFGMVAHGLITGMLFFVAGSVKERYHTLEIKRLGGLLISAPRMGWILGFTTMASLGLPGLAGFWGEFPVILSAYNPAGGLSVELFRVYMVIAAIGTVFAAGYLLWLYQRTSFGTPSDEFADDPNIHDVEAPEWIAWLPMLALILVLGVYPNLVFDMTDPAVGLVSELVAAAGS encoded by the coding sequence ATGACCGAATTCCTCGCTGACTGGGGCCTCACCCTCGCCATCTTCCTGCCCCTCGCGGGCGCGGCGATCATGGCCCTCATCCCCAAGGCCGAGGAGCAGCTGCACAAGATGGTCGCGCTGGTGACCACCTTGGCGGTGGCCGTCGTCGGCGTGCTCCTCGTCGCCGAGTTCGACTTCGACAACGCGGGCGAGCTGCAGTTCCTCGTCGACCACAGCTGGATCGACATCATCAACAGCCGCTACATCCTCGGCCTCGACGGCATCTCCATGCCGCTCATGCTGCTCACGATGCTGATCGTGCCGCTGTGTGTCATCTACTCCTGGAACCACTTCCCCGAGCCACGCAACCCCAAGGCGTTCCTCATCCTCATCCTGGTCCTGCAGACCGGCATGATCGGCACCTTCCTCGCCCAGGACCTCATCTTGTTCTTCGTGTTCTTCGAGGTCGTGTTGTTGCCGATGTACTTCCTCATCGGGGTGTGGGGTGGCGAGGCCCGCCAGTACGCGGCCATCAAGTTCTTCCTCTACACCCTGTTCGGGTCGGCGCTGATGCTGGTCAGCTTCCTCGCCCTGTTCTTCCTGGGCGACGGCTCGGCCACCGCAGCCGGGGTCGCCAACACCTTCGACATGCGGGCGCTCCCCGAGGCCGCGAGCGCCATCGGCATCACCGCCCAGCTGTGGATCTTCGGCGGCATGTTCCTCGGCTTCGGGATCAAGGTACCGATGTTCCCGTTCCACACCTGGCTGCCCGACGCCCACACCCAGGCCCCCACCGTCGGCTCGGTCATCCTGGCCGCGGTGCTGCTGAAGCTCGGCACCTACGGCTTCATCCGCATCGCCATCCCGATCCTGCCCGAAGCCGCGATCGAGTGGGCACCCTTCATCGGTGCCCTCGCGGTCATCGGCATCATCTACGGCGCGCTCTGCTGTCTGGCCCAGACCGACATGAAGCGCCTCATCGCGTTCTCATCGGTCGCCCACATGGGCTTCACCATGCTCGGCATCGCCACCCTGACCGACTTCGGCATGAACGCCGCCATCTTCGGCATGGTGGCCCACGGGCTCATCACCGGCATGTTGTTCTTCGTCGCCGGGTCGGTGAAGGAGCGCTACCACACCCTCGAGATCAAGCGTCTCGGCGGACTGCTCATCTCCGCTCCCCGCATGGGTTGGATCCTCGGCTTCACCACGATGGCGTCGCTGGGCCTGCCCGGCCTGGCCGGGTTCTGGGGCGAGTTCCCGGTCATCCTCTCGGCCTACAACCCCGCCGGGGGCCTATCGGTCGAGTTGTTCCGGGTCTACATGGTGATCGCTGCCATCGGCACGGTCTTCGCCGCCGGCTACCTGCTGTGGCTCTACCAGCGCACCTCGTTCGGGACGCCCTCCGACGAGTTCGCCGATGACCCGAACATCCACGACGTCGAGGCGCCCGAGTGGATCGCCTGGTTGCCGATGCTGGCGCTCATCCTGGTCCTCGGCGTCTACCCCAACCTGGTGTTCGACATGACCGACCCCGCTGTCGGCCTGGTCAGCGAGCTCGTCGCTGCGGCGGGAAGCTGA
- the nuoL gene encoding NADH-quinone oxidoreductase subunit L — protein sequence MLMFFLENAWIIPAIPAASFFLILFFGKRMPLKGSEIGIVAVGASFVLAVLAGFSWIDHVDSSDHGAEAVTQAWTWWQSGGVEFTVGTMVDGLSVMMLFVVGLVSLLVHVYSTEYVKGDRRYTHFFAFLSLFTASMMMLVIAENTLQLIVAWELVGVCSFALIGHWWEEKDNSDAALKAFITNRVGDIGLLVGVTILFFAAGGTFNIIEINTLANEGSISHLSLLVASVALIAAVMSKSGQFFLHTWLPDAMAGPTPVSALIHAATMVVAGVFLVGRMYGVFWEGMSIPVANINLLALIGGVTTLVGASLAFVQRDIKKVLAYSTISQLGYMVLALGVGAWTAALFHLFTHAFFKACLFLGAGSVSHACHHSFDMISDMGGLRKYMPHTYKTFIIGSIALAGLPPLAGFWSKDEILAGASQLGGGGNGYPIILAMGMLTAFLTAAYTTRMVYLTFFGEYRGHGTPHESPKTITVPLWILAGLAAVAGFANLPSKIVPDSLAYRFEHYVEPVAGYFPDISHPEFQWGFALIATLIAAAGVGLSYAYWFQGRWHGVTERNALAASGYKLLENKYYLDTLYTTIIVGTVKGPIARASNWVNAKVIDGAVNFAGERSAQAGRAVYTQIDQKVVDGAVNLAGTASGEAGEGLRHIQTGKIRQYSTLFFAAATVMAGVLVVIV from the coding sequence ATGCTGATGTTCTTCCTCGAGAACGCCTGGATCATCCCCGCCATCCCGGCCGCGTCGTTCTTCCTGATCCTCTTCTTCGGCAAGCGGATGCCCCTGAAGGGCTCCGAGATCGGCATCGTCGCCGTCGGCGCCTCCTTCGTGCTCGCGGTGCTGGCCGGCTTCTCCTGGATCGACCACGTCGACAGCAGCGACCACGGCGCCGAAGCGGTCACCCAGGCATGGACCTGGTGGCAGAGCGGCGGCGTCGAGTTCACCGTCGGCACGATGGTCGACGGGCTGTCGGTGATGATGCTGTTCGTGGTGGGGCTGGTCTCGCTGCTGGTGCACGTGTACTCCACCGAGTACGTCAAAGGCGACCGGCGCTACACCCACTTCTTCGCCTTCCTCAGCCTGTTCACCGCCTCGATGATGATGCTGGTCATCGCCGAGAACACCTTGCAGCTCATCGTGGCGTGGGAGCTGGTCGGGGTCTGCTCGTTCGCGCTGATCGGTCACTGGTGGGAGGAGAAGGACAACTCCGACGCCGCCCTGAAGGCCTTCATCACCAACCGCGTCGGCGACATCGGACTCCTCGTCGGGGTGACGATCCTGTTCTTCGCCGCCGGCGGCACCTTCAACATCATCGAGATCAACACCCTGGCCAACGAGGGGTCGATCAGCCACCTGTCGCTGCTGGTCGCCTCGGTGGCGCTGATCGCCGCGGTGATGTCCAAGTCCGGCCAGTTCTTCCTGCACACCTGGCTGCCCGACGCCATGGCCGGACCCACCCCGGTCTCGGCGCTCATCCACGCCGCCACCATGGTCGTGGCCGGTGTGTTCCTGGTCGGGCGCATGTACGGGGTGTTCTGGGAGGGCATGTCCATCCCGGTGGCCAACATCAACCTGCTGGCCCTCATCGGTGGTGTCACCACCCTGGTGGGCGCCTCGCTGGCGTTCGTGCAGCGCGACATCAAGAAGGTGCTGGCCTACTCCACCATCAGCCAGCTCGGCTACATGGTCCTGGCCCTCGGTGTCGGCGCATGGACCGCGGCGCTGTTCCACCTCTTCACCCACGCCTTCTTCAAGGCCTGCCTGTTCCTCGGCGCCGGTTCGGTCAGCCACGCCTGTCATCACAGCTTCGACATGATCTCGGACATGGGTGGGCTGCGGAAGTACATGCCCCACACCTACAAGACCTTCATCATCGGCTCCATCGCCCTCGCCGGACTGCCCCCGCTGGCCGGGTTCTGGTCCAAGGACGAGATCCTCGCCGGTGCCTCCCAGCTCGGTGGTGGCGGCAACGGGTACCCGATCATCCTGGCCATGGGCATGCTCACCGCGTTCCTCACCGCCGCCTACACCACCCGCATGGTCTATCTCACCTTCTTCGGCGAGTACCGGGGCCACGGCACCCCCCACGAGTCGCCCAAGACCATCACCGTGCCGCTGTGGATCCTGGCCGGTCTCGCCGCGGTCGCCGGCTTCGCCAACCTGCCCAGCAAGATCGTGCCCGACAGCCTCGCCTACCGGTTCGAGCACTACGTCGAGCCCGTCGCCGGCTACTTCCCCGACATCTCACACCCCGAGTTCCAGTGGGGGTTCGCCCTCATCGCCACCCTCATCGCCGCCGCCGGTGTCGGGCTCTCCTACGCCTACTGGTTCCAGGGCCGCTGGCACGGCGTCACCGAGCGCAACGCCCTGGCCGCCTCGGGCTACAAGCTGCTCGAGAACAAGTACTACCTCGACACCCTCTACACGACCATCATCGTCGGCACCGTCAAGGGCCCCATCGCCCGGGCCTCCAACTGGGTCAACGCCAAGGTCATCGACGGCGCGGTCAACTTCGCCGGCGAACGCTCGGCCCAAGCCGGGCGCGCCGTCTACACCCAGATCGACCAGAAGGTGGTCGACGGCGCCGTCAACCTCGCCGGCACCGCCTCGGGCGAGGCCGGCGAGGGGCTGCGCCACATCCAGACCGGCAAGATCCGCCAGTACTCCACACTCTTCTTCGCCGCCGCCACCGTGATGGCCGGTGTGCTCGTCGTCATCGTCTAG
- the nuoK gene encoding NADH-quinone oxidoreductase subunit NuoK: MLLTNFLLLSSLLFCIGVYGVLARKNGVLVLMSIELILNAVNINLVAFGVITGTISGHVFALFIVAVAAAEVGVGLALVILIYRNRRSIDLNELDLMKG, encoded by the coding sequence ATGCTGCTCACCAACTTCCTGCTGCTGTCATCGCTGCTGTTCTGCATCGGCGTCTACGGCGTGCTCGCCCGCAAGAACGGCGTGCTGGTCCTCATGTCCATCGAGCTCATCCTCAACGCGGTGAACATCAACCTGGTCGCCTTCGGCGTCATCACCGGGACCATCTCGGGTCACGTGTTCGCCCTGTTCATCGTCGCCGTCGCTGCTGCTGAGGTCGGTGTGGGTCTCGCCCTGGTGATCCTCATCTATCGCAACCGCCGCAGCATCGACCTCAACGAACTCGACCTGATGAAGGGCTGA
- a CDS encoding NADH-quinone oxidoreductase subunit J — protein sequence MDAVWGDNVAQNIAFYAIAIPMVVAALRVVTTKNVVHAALYLVVVLLGVAAQFIVLGAEFIAATQVLVYVGAIVVLLLFGVMLTRARLGHDAEVDNEPAQRLAGGLVAVVLFALMTFAVFDQWQDVTLPEERYQSVAVVSDSIFSTYLVPFEATSVLLLAALIGAIVLARRD from the coding sequence ATGGATGCCGTCTGGGGTGACAACGTCGCGCAGAACATCGCGTTCTACGCCATCGCCATCCCCATGGTGGTGGCGGCGCTCCGGGTCGTCACCACCAAGAACGTCGTGCACGCCGCGTTGTACCTGGTCGTCGTGCTGCTCGGGGTGGCCGCCCAGTTCATCGTCCTCGGCGCCGAGTTCATCGCCGCCACCCAGGTGCTGGTCTATGTGGGAGCGATCGTGGTGCTGCTCCTGTTCGGCGTGATGCTCACCCGCGCCCGCCTCGGCCACGACGCCGAGGTCGACAACGAGCCCGCCCAACGACTCGCCGGTGGGCTCGTGGCCGTGGTGCTGTTCGCGCTGATGACCTTCGCCGTGTTCGACCAGTGGCAGGACGTCACCCTCCCCGAGGAGCGCTACCAGTCCGTCGCCGTCGTCTCCGACTCGATCTTCTCCACCTACCTGGTGCCGTTCGAGGCCACGTCGGTATTGCTGCTCGCCGCCCTCATCGGCGCCATCGTGCTGGCAAGGAGGGATTGA
- a CDS encoding NADH-quinone oxidoreductase subunit I produces MGLLPGVVKGLGITFKTMLKPAVTVQYPHEKEAPPPRARGVIALHEENCTACMLCARECPDWCIYIEGHKYLAPPRREGGKPRQKNALDRFDIDFALCMYCGICVEVCPFDALFWSPEFEYSEPHIADLLHDKTMLGHWMTTVPEFEPYEAGSEAKAKKVPAYEPTPFEPKQVSR; encoded by the coding sequence ATGGGACTCCTCCCGGGTGTCGTCAAGGGTCTCGGCATCACGTTCAAGACCATGCTCAAGCCCGCGGTCACCGTGCAGTACCCCCACGAGAAGGAAGCGCCTCCGCCCCGCGCGCGGGGCGTCATCGCCCTCCACGAGGAGAACTGCACGGCCTGCATGCTCTGCGCCCGCGAGTGCCCCGATTGGTGCATCTACATCGAAGGGCACAAGTATCTGGCCCCGCCCCGCCGTGAGGGGGGCAAGCCCCGCCAGAAGAACGCGCTCGACCGCTTCGACATCGACTTCGCTCTCTGCATGTACTGCGGGATCTGCGTCGAGGTCTGCCCGTTCGACGCGCTGTTCTGGAGCCCGGAGTTCGAGTACTCCGAGCCCCACATCGCCGACCTGCTCCACGACAAGACCATGCTCGGACACTGGATGACCACCGTCCCCGAATTCGAACCATACGAAGCCGGCTCCGAAGCCAAGGCCAAGAAGGTGCCGGCCTACGAGCCCACGCCCTTCGAACCCAAGCAGGTGTCGCGCTAG
- a CDS encoding complex I subunit 1 family protein — protein MIDPALGALAIELAYWQETAIKVGVVALLVPVAALLLGYVFLLKMMSHMQSRLGPMDSGPHGVLQLVGDGLKFLQKEDIFPARADKWVFAAAPIVVLISTMLIYVLIPAGPDLIGEPVDTGIFLALGVSSISVIGVLMAGWSSANKYSLIGGLRSAGQLIAYELPLVLAVVGVVIQAGTLNLQGIVAAQATGEIFGWGAIGNPFILTQLVGFAIFMVAIQAELTQTPFDMPVAESEILGGYQVEYTGFRFLTFFLAEFGTAFAFAGLASVLFLGGWWVPGFDLDSNALNVIGPIAMFAKIMFVSFLIFWFRFTYPRFREDQLQALAWKVLIPLSLVNIVATGVLKVVV, from the coding sequence GTGATCGATCCCGCGCTCGGAGCACTCGCCATCGAACTCGCGTACTGGCAGGAGACCGCCATCAAGGTCGGTGTCGTCGCCCTGCTGGTCCCGGTGGCCGCGCTGTTGCTCGGCTATGTCTTCCTGCTCAAGATGATGAGCCACATGCAGAGCCGGCTCGGGCCGATGGACTCGGGGCCCCACGGCGTGCTCCAGCTCGTCGGCGACGGCCTCAAGTTCCTCCAGAAGGAGGACATCTTCCCGGCACGGGCCGACAAGTGGGTGTTCGCCGCCGCGCCGATCGTCGTGCTCATCTCGACGATGCTGATCTATGTCCTCATCCCCGCCGGCCCCGACCTCATCGGCGAGCCCGTCGACACCGGCATCTTCCTCGCCCTCGGCGTCTCGTCGATCTCGGTCATCGGGGTCCTCATGGCGGGGTGGTCGTCGGCCAACAAGTACTCGCTCATCGGCGGTCTGCGCTCGGCCGGCCAGCTCATCGCCTACGAGCTGCCCCTCGTACTGGCCGTGGTGGGGGTGGTCATCCAGGCGGGCACCCTCAACCTGCAGGGCATCGTCGCCGCTCAGGCCACCGGCGAGATCTTCGGGTGGGGAGCCATCGGCAACCCCTTCATCCTCACCCAGCTCGTAGGGTTCGCCATCTTCATGGTCGCCATCCAGGCCGAGCTCACCCAGACCCCGTTCGACATGCCCGTCGCCGAGTCCGAGATCCTGGGCGGCTACCAGGTCGAGTACACCGGCTTCCGCTTCCTCACCTTCTTCCTCGCCGAGTTCGGCACCGCCTTCGCCTTCGCCGGCCTGGCGTCGGTGCTCTTCCTCGGAGGGTGGTGGGTCCCCGGGTTCGACCTCGACTCCAACGCCTTGAACGTGATCGGGCCCATCGCCATGTTCGCCAAGATCATGTTCGTCTCGTTCCTCATCTTCTGGTTCCGGTTCACCTACCCCCGGTTCCGTGAGGACCAGCTGCAAGCTCTCGCGTGGAAGGTGCTCATCCCGTTGTCCCTGGTCAACATCGTGGCGACCGGCGTGTTGAAGGTGGTGGTGTAG